In the genome of Deinococcus deserti VCD115, one region contains:
- a CDS encoding MATE family efflux transporter, whose product MTFAATPSPRTELRALLTLAGPVVVSQFAANALALIATAVIGRLGTAELAAAAYANAAYYLGFIMLVGVMLSVAPRVARAHGAGDSAGIARALRGGLWLAVALTLVWLPVMWLVAAWLPAVAPPDIRSDLAATYLKIYALGMLPNLAILALRGTLEGTGKPRVVTAISLLGVGFAAVVSPALAYGWGPLPRLGLPGAAATSVLATWGMALALWPLAWRQAVSDVSVQDVRQEVRALFRLGWPIGLTLGAEGGMFTVTTLLMARFGPEVLAAHNVTLQAITAIFMIPLGISSATGVRVGQAAGAGEWQRARWAGLLGLAVSGGVMVGFAVLELVAPRLVFGVFLDTGNPANASVIAAATIFLGIAALFQTVDGIQVTANGALRGLQDTRAPLLVSLLAYWLLGLGLGAWLAFGLDMGGRGLWFGLTAGLTFAAVALVWRFLMMTKKAH is encoded by the coding sequence GTGACCTTTGCCGCGACTCCCAGCCCACGCACCGAACTGAGGGCCCTGCTGACGCTCGCGGGCCCTGTCGTGGTTTCGCAGTTCGCAGCAAATGCGCTGGCGTTGATTGCCACAGCTGTCATTGGCCGGCTGGGAACAGCAGAGCTTGCGGCAGCGGCTTATGCCAACGCGGCGTATTACCTGGGTTTCATCATGCTGGTTGGGGTGATGCTCTCGGTGGCGCCCCGGGTGGCCCGGGCCCATGGTGCAGGTGACAGCGCTGGAATCGCGCGGGCGTTGCGGGGCGGTCTGTGGCTGGCTGTGGCGCTGACGCTGGTGTGGCTGCCTGTGATGTGGCTGGTGGCAGCATGGCTACCAGCGGTGGCTCCCCCGGACATCCGGTCAGATCTGGCGGCCACCTACCTGAAAATCTATGCACTGGGCATGCTGCCTAATCTGGCCATTCTTGCCTTGCGCGGAACGCTGGAGGGTACAGGCAAGCCGCGGGTCGTTACGGCAATCAGCCTGCTGGGGGTGGGCTTTGCCGCTGTGGTAAGTCCTGCGCTCGCCTACGGGTGGGGGCCGTTGCCGCGCCTGGGGTTACCGGGTGCAGCCGCAACCAGTGTGCTGGCCACCTGGGGAATGGCCCTGGCACTGTGGCCACTCGCCTGGCGTCAGGCGGTCAGTGACGTCTCTGTCCAGGATGTCCGTCAGGAAGTTCGTGCTCTCTTCCGGCTGGGCTGGCCAATTGGTCTGACGTTGGGGGCAGAGGGCGGAATGTTTACCGTCACCACACTGTTGATGGCCCGCTTTGGCCCGGAGGTGCTTGCCGCACACAATGTGACCCTGCAGGCCATCACGGCCATCTTTATGATTCCGCTGGGCATTTCCTCGGCCACAGGCGTGCGTGTAGGTCAGGCAGCGGGAGCGGGTGAGTGGCAACGCGCGCGTTGGGCTGGCCTGCTGGGCCTGGCTGTGTCGGGTGGGGTGATGGTGGGCTTTGCGGTGCTGGAGCTGGTCGCGCCGCGGCTGGTGTTCGGTGTGTTTCTCGATACGGGCAACCCTGCCAATGCATCCGTGATTGCCGCAGCAACTATTTTCCTAGGCATTGCCGCCTTATTTCAGACAGTCGATGGAATCCAGGTCACCGCCAACGGTGCCTTACGGGGATTGCAGGACACGCGTGCGCCACTACTGGTATCGCTCTTGGCTTACTGGTTGTTGGGGCTGGGGCTCGGCGCGTGGCTGGCATTTGGACTGGATATGGGTGGACGAGGACTGTGGTTTGGTTTGACAGCGGGCCTGACTTTTGCTGCCGTGGCGCTGGTCTGGCGATTCCTGATGATGACGAAGAAGGCTCACTGA